The DNA window GTGTCGGCGGTGGTCAGCACCGGGATCTGGTGGGTCGCCGAGAAGTGGGACGCGCCGCGCCAGTCGCAGGTGCCGTCGGCGCTGTCGGCCACCGCGATCGCGGTGCTGGCGGCCGCCGTGGTGTGGCTGGTGTTCCGGGCGCGCTGGCCCCGCTGGGCGACGCCGGTGGCGTGGGCGCTGCCCGGCGTGATCAGCACCGTGTGGCTCTCGTTCGCGCTGGCGGGCAGCTCATTCTACCTCGGCGGGGCGAGCTGGGACCAGGTTTCCCGCCTGCAGTACCTGACCAGGACGGCCGACACCGCGGCGCTCGCGGACCTGAACTACGCGAGCCTTCCGCCGTTCTACCCGGCAGGCTGGTTCTGGCTCGGCGGCCGGTTCGCGAACCTGACCGGCCTGGAGGGCTGGCAGGCGTACCAGCCGTGGGCGGTGCTGACCAACGCGGTCGCGGTCGCCGTCGCGTTCGTGTTGTGGAGCGTGCTCGTGCGACGCCGGTTCGCGCTGCTGATCGCGGTCGCCACCGCGATCGCGGGCATCCGCGGCGGCGACTTCGAGCCGTACTCGTGGACGCTGATCGCCACCCTGCCCGCGGTCGCGGTGCTCGCGCACCGGGTGTTCACCGACGCCGCCGCGAACCGGCGCACGAGTTACGCCTCGATCGCGCTGATCGGGGTGTTCCTCGGCTGCGCGGGCGCGATCTACACGCTCATCTTCGTCTTCGCGCTGCTGCTGTTGCTGGTGCTCGCGTTGTACGTGGCGCTGGCGCACCGCGAACGCACGCTCGCGATGGCGTGGCGGCTGGTGCGGGCGCTGCTGCTCGTCGGCGCGATCGCGCTTCCCCTCGTCCTGCTGGTGTGGGCGCCGTACCTGGTCGCGATGCTGCGCGACTCGCCCGCGGTCAGCACCGCGCTGCGGTTCCTGCCCGCCGAAGGCGCGGTCTTCCCGTTGCCCATGTTCGAATTCACCCTGACCGGACTGGTCTGCCTGGTCGGCACCGCCTGGCTCGTGTGGCGCTACCGGACGGACCCGCACGCGCGAGTGCTCGCGGTCGTCGTGCTCACCGGCTACGGCTGGTACGCCGCGTCGAACGTCGCACTCGCGACGCATCGCACGTTGCTGTCGTTCCGCATCGAGCCGGTCATCGTTGTCGCACTGGTCACCGCGGCCTGCCTCGCGGTGCGCGACGGGCTCGCCCGGCTCTCCCCCGGCGAACCGCGCATCCGGGCACTGGCCGCGGTCGCGGTGTTCGGTTCGGTGCTCGCCCTCACCCAGACCGCGAAAGCCGAGCAATATCCCGAAAAGAGCCTCGACGAAGCACTGGGCGACTACGACCTGTCCGGCACGAACGCCTACGGCCACGCCGATCCGGGCAAACCCGGCCACTGGAACGGCGCGCTCGTCGACGCGATCGCGCGCCTCACCGGCCGCCCCGCGCACGATCTCGTGGTCGCCACCACGACGCAGCAGCTCCTCGTTTTCCGGCCGTACCACGGATTCCAGGCCGCGTACTCCGGCTGGGCCAACCCGCTCGCCGATTTCGCGGGCCGCGACGCCGAACTCCGGAACTGGGCTAAGATCGGCGATCCCGGCGCGCTCGTACGCGCGATGGAACACAGCCGGTTCACCGCGCCGGACGTGTTCGTGTTCACCAGGGAGGGCACCGACTACCGGCTGCGCACCACGCACGACGCCTTCCCGAAGACCGAAAACGTCGGCGAGGAAGTGCTGAAGTTCCCGATGGCCGCGTTTTCACCGTCGCGTTTCACGCGGGCCGACGTCGGGCCGTTCACCGTGCTCGCGCGAAATGCTCAGTAATCCGACACGAGATCCGACGGGCGCATCGTCAGCGCGTACGGCTGCTCGATTTCCGCGATTTCGTCGTCGAACACCTCGCCCACCGCGGAATAGGCGTCGCCGTCGAGCCGGAACCAGCTCATGCTCGGCGCCTTCGGGTCGATCACCCAGTAGTGCGGGCAGCCGGCGCGCGCGAGCGTGGCCGGTTTGAGGTACCGGTCGATATGCCTGCTGGACGGGGAAACCACCTCGACCGCGAGCACCGGAACGCCCACCAGCGCGCGCTCGGTGAAGTCCGCCCGCCTGCCGATCACCACGTCCGGGATGAGCACCGTGTGCTCGTCGAGCACGACGTCCACCGGCGCGGGGAGCACCTCGCACTCGGCGGGGCAACCTGGGGTGAGCGCCGCGAGCACGCGCGCGACCACCCGTTGGTGCAGCGGACGCGGTGACGGGCTCACCAGAAGGGTCCCGTCCACCAGTTCGTATCGTCGCCGTTCATCGGTGATCGACTCCAGGTCCCGACGGGTGAGACGGTCTCCGTGTGCGAACGCCGGGACTGTCTCCATCGTGCCCCCACATCGGCAAGGTGAGAATCGATCAGGATCAGGGTAGTCGTGCACAGCCCGCAGCGCGAACGGCGCCCAGCGCACGGACACGCACGGGCGGCCCATACCGGGGTGAAGAATTCCGCGCGCGTGGTCACCGGCTGTGAATTCGACGGCGGACAATCGCACGAACAGAGCAGGGAAAGCCGCGTTTATCCGGCCATTGGAGTGATGATCGAGAATTCCCGAACACGCCATTCGTCGTAATCCGGATCGACACTCCGGCACAACCTCGGGGACACCCGATGGCGCAACGGCGGAATTATCCTGGTGTGGTGACCCAGACCAGGGTAACCACTTTGTACCGCATGGCCGATGTCGGACCGGGTGAACTCCACCGCCTCGTGGTGGACAGGGCACGCGACGAGCGCGAGTTCCAAGAAGTCGAAATCGGTGCCGCGCCGGGACTTCTCGTCGCGGGGCAGACCGACGAGCGCGACGTCGAATGGGTGCGGGCGATCCGCGCGCTCACCGGGGTCGACCTCGCCTTCTCCACCTCGACGTCGTCGGCCGCGCTGTTCCTCCGCGTCGACGACGCCACCTACGCGCTGACCTACGGGCACGGCTGGCACTTCCTGCGCGACGACCTGATCGACCACCAGTTCGCGCTGCGGGTGGCGGTGCGCACGGTCAACCCCGACGAAATCAGGGACATCACGCGCTGGGCGCTGTCCGCGAAGGCCCGCGTGGACCGGAACCTGGTGCCCGCGCGGCAGGGCTTCTGGGAGTTCGGGCTGCGTGAGCACGCCGAAATCATCCGGCAGCTCAACGGAAGGGCGCGCCTGCACCTGCTCGGCGGGCTCACGCACGTCCGCGAACGCGGCGACCGCAAGCTCCAGCTGAGCCTGGACTGCGGGCAGTCGCTGAAGGTCCCGCTCGCGGTCGACCGGGCACACCTGGTCGGCGATCTGCGCGCGCTGAGCGCGATCGAACGCGACCAGCCGCCGCACGACCAGCTCGCGCCGCTGCTGTGGGTGCGGCGCGTGCCGAGCCGGACGCCGCGCCGCGCGGAACTGGACGGCGCGGTCGCCGAGTTGCTGGCCGAGCCCGATCCGGCGCGCGGGGAAATCGGCGTCGCCTATCCGGCGCGCTACTACGAGGGCCCCGACATCCACTACTACACAGGCCGGGTGGCCGGTACGCGGCTGCGTACCGAGGAGTTGACCTGCGACCACCTCGCCGAGCCGTTGGCCGCGCTCCCCCGGGACGAATGGCATCGCGCGCTGTCCGCGGGGCGCATCGAAGGACGGCGTGAAGACGACGAGGAGCTCGGCGGCGAACTGCCCGCGTTGCACTGGCTCGCCGCGGAAATCGCCGAAGACGACGCGCGGTACATCCTCATCGACGGCGACTGGTACCGCATCGGCGACGAGTACCTCCAGCACGTCAGGAAGGTCAGCCGCACCGCGTTCGAACGGCCGCTGCCGTGGCGCCTCCCCGCGTGGAACGACGCGCCCCGCAACGCGAAGACGGGCAAGGTGCACGAGGAGGACTACAACCGGTACGTGGCGCGGACGCTGCCCGGTTTCCTTTGCCTGGACCGGAAACTGGTGCCGGGCCGCACGCATCCCAGCGGGTTCGAAGCGTGCGATCTGCTCGGCCCCGCGAACGAACTGGTGCACGTCAAGAAGACCAGCGGGCGCACCGGGTCGTCACCGCTGAGCCACCTGTTCGCCCAGGGCCTCGTTTCGATGGAGAGCCTCACCGACCCGGAGACGTGGCACCGGTTCCGCGGCCTGGTCGCGCGGCAGAGCGAGGAGCGCGCGCGGAACCTCGGGACGCGGCCGCATTCGGTCGTCTACGCCATCCACCGGACCGACAAGCCGCTCACCCCGGACACGCTGTTCACCTTCGCCCGCTCCGCGCTCGCGTCGGCGTGCGTCACCTCGACCGCGAACGGGATCCCGGTTTCGGTCGCGATCATCCCGTAGGCTGCGACCGATTCCTTTCGGCCTGCGACGGGGTCTGCACGGACATGACCGACATCGACTTCACCCGTGACACCGAGCAGTATCGGCGCGAGCTGCTCGCGCACTGCTATCGCATGCTCGGCTCGATCGCCGACGCCGAGGACCTCGTGCAGGAAACGTACCTGCGGGCATGGCGGTCGTACGACCGGTTCGAGGGCCGTTCGTCCTTGCGCTCGTGGCTGTACCGGATCGCGACCAACGCCTGCCTGACCGCGCTCGGGCACCACAGCAGGCGCGTGCTGCCGTCGGGGCTCTGCGGCCCGTCGAGCGATCCGGACGCCCCACCGGATCTCGCGGGCGACGAGGTTTCCTGGGTGCAGCCGATCCCGGACGCGTTGCTGGATCCCGCGGCCGTGGTGACCGCGCGCGAAGGGCTGCGGCTGGCGCTCATCGCGAGCCTGCAGTACCTGCCGCCGAAGCAGCGCGCGGTGCTGATCCTGCGCGACGTGCTCGCGTTCCCCGCCGCCGAGGTCGCCGAAGTGCTGGAAACGAGCGTCGCGGCGGTCAAGAGCACGCTGCAGCGCGCCCGCGCCCGGCTCGACGAGGTCCGCCCCGCCGCGGACGATCTCGTCGAACCCGCCGAGCCGGAGCTGCGCGCGCTGCTGGATTCCTACATCGCGGCGTTCGTGAACTCCGATGCCGCGCTGCTCGAAAAGATCCTGCGCTCGGACGCGACGCTGGAAGCCGTCCCGGCGCGAACCTGGTACTCGGGGATGGAAACCTGCCTGCCTTATCTGGTGCGGCACGCGTTCCGGGATCCGGGCGACTGGGCGATGGTGCCGGTGCGCGCGAACGGGCAGGCGGCGGCGGTGTCGTACGAACGCGGTGCCGACGGCGTGCACCGGGCGTGGGGCGTGCTCGTGCTCACCGCGGGCGAAGGCGGGATCGCGCGCGTGCACGCGTTCGCCGATCCGGGGCTGGTCGGGAGGTTCGGCTTCCCCGAGATCTGGCCGCGGTGAGGTCGAGGGGCGCGGGTCGTGGACACCATGCTGGTGCGGGTCCTCGTGGACCGGTGGGTGGCTCCGTTTCAGTCCGGAGGGCACCTCCGGATGGCGCGGCGGGTCGCCGACATCGGAGGGTGCCTCCGGATCGATTGGGCGAGTCCTCCAGATCGGAGGGTGCCTCCGGGGCGACTGGCGGAGGCCGCCTCCGTATCAAGCGCCCGACCGACGGAGGGCACCTCCGCTTCAAGCGCCGACTGACGGAGGATGCCTCCGCTTCAAGTACTGACCAGCGAAGGGGGCCTCCGCAACACAAATGGAGGGAGCCTCCGGGGCGAGAGCGGAGGGGCGCCTTCGATTCGATCACCGGAGGACACCTCCGCTTCCCCAGCGGAGGGCGCCTCCGCTCCCATGCCGGAGGCCGCCTCCGATTCGGTACTGGAGGCCACCTCCGCTTCGGCGCCTAGCGGAGGCCGCCTCCGGTGACCGCTAGGCGGGGTAAGGCGTTTTCGCGCGCGCTTCGCGAAGCGCTTCCGCCCACCACAGCAGCTGCGTCGTCAGCACGTGTAGCGCCTTTTCCGCGGCGGCGTCGGGGTAATCGGTGTCAGCGTCGGCGAGCGGACCCCACGGATTGTGCAGGCTCACCGTTTCACGGATCGTCACGGTGTGCAGCTCCGCGAAGACCGGTCGAAGCGCTTCGACCGCGCGGAGCCCGCCCGCCATTCCGCCGTAGGAAACGAATCCCACCGGCTTGGCCCTCCATTGTGGACCGACGGCGTCGATCGCGGTCTTCAACGGGCCGGGGAAGCTGTGGTTGTACTCCGGCGTCACCACGATCACCCCGTCGGCACGGCCGATCGTCTCGGCAAAGCCCTCGACGTCGGGATGGTGGATCATCGTCGACGGGAACGTGTGGCCGTCGAGGTCGATCAGCATCGGTTCCAGCGGTTCGCCAGCCAGCCGTTCGGCGACCCACCTGCCGACGCCGTCGCCGATCCTGCCCTCGCGGACGCTCCCGATGATCACGGCGATTTTGGGCAGTACGCTCATTTTCCAGTCCTTCCGGTTGTCTTTTCCCGAGCGGGAACACGAAGCAGCCACGCCGTCACGGCGACCGCGGCCACCGACAACCCGGCCAGCACCACGAACGCCCAGCCGAATTCGAGCGCGCGGGACAGCGGGATCACCACCAGCGCGCCACCGACCGCCCCGCCGATCCGCATGCCGATGTTCATCAGCACGGTCGCGTCGCCGAGGTCGTCCGGCGAGACCCTCGTGTAGGCGACGACCGACGCGGGCATCATCGACAGCCCGAGCCCGACGCCGCGCGCGAACAGCAGCGCCTGCACCAGGAACAGCGACGGCGCGCCACCGAACCACAGGAACGGCAGCGTGCTCAGCAGCACCAGGCCCGTCCCGGCCAGCGCGATCCGCGCGCCGCCGTACCGGTCGGTCAGCCGTCCGGCCACGATCATCACCAGCGACGTGCCGAGACCGAGCGGCACCAGCAGCAGCCCCGTCGACGCCGCGCCGTGCCCGAGCCTGATCTGCAGCCACAGCGGCAGCAGCACGATCGCGCCGTACATCGCCGCCGAACTGAGCAACACGCTGCCCAACGCCAGCGAAATCGCCCGCACCCGGAACAGGCGCAGTGCCAGCACCGGGTTCGGCACGCGGCGCGAACGCCGGACGAACACCGCGCCCAGCACCAGGCTCAGCGCGAGCAGCGCCCAGTGCAGCGGCGCCGATCCGGTGTGCACGCCACCGAGTTCGGTCAGCGCGTACACGAGCAGCGGCACGCTGATCGTGGCGAGTGCCAGTCCCCGGTGATCGAGCCGCGCCGTCGCGCCGCGCTCGCCCGGCGGCACGAGCCGGAGCCCGAGCAGCACGGTGACCAGCCCGATCGGCAGGTTCACCCAGAACAGCGACGGCCACGCGAAGTGCGCCAGCAGCAGGCCGCCGAGACTCGGCCCGACGAGCGGCGCGGCACCGACCACGATGCCGAGCGTGCCCATCAGCCTGCCCATCCTGGCCGGGCCGACCACGATGCCGATCACCGTCTGTCCACTCGCGACCATCACACCGCCCGCGACCGCCTGCAGCACCCGCGCCGCGATGAGCGCGGGCAACGTCGGCGACAGCGCGCACGCCGCGGACAGCACCAGGAACGCGACGAGCGAAAGCAGCCACAGCCGCCCCGCGCCGAACCTGCGCACGAGCCACGGCGTCACCGGCAGTGCCGCCGAAAGGCCGAGCAGGTAGCCCGTGACGACCCACTGGACGCCGTCGAGCGTGGCGCCGAGGTCGTGCCGCATCGTTTCCAGGCCGATCGAGACGATCGGGCCGTCCATGTTCGCGACGAACCCGCCCAGCGCGATGACCGCCGAGGCGTACCAGGCGGAACGCGGGATCGGTTCGAGGCTGCTCTTCGTGCTCACCTGAGCTACGCTAAAACTGAAACCTTGGTTGAAGTCAACTGTGAAGCAGGACACGGAAGGAGTCCGGATGAGCGCGCCAGCCGTGATGCCGTCCATCGGGGTGCAGGAACTGGCGGACCGCAGCGGGGTCGCCCCGTCCGCGATCCGCTTCTACGACCGCAACGGGCTCATCCACGCCGAGCGCACGAGCGGGAACCAGCGGCGGTTCCACGAAACCACCGCGTGCGTCATCAAGGTCATCCGGGTCGCGCAGCGCGTCGGGTTGTCCGTCGCCGAAATCCGAGAGCTCACCGATCGGCTCCCGCCGCCGGAGCGGATCGGGCTGGACGACTGGTTCCGCTTCCGCTCCGCGCTCGAAGAAGAGGTCCACCGCCGCATCGCCGAGCTGAACAGCGCGCTGGACGACCTCACCGGCGACACCAAGCTCTGCGAGGTCCCCCCGGCCTGACCTCAGGGGCGCGCGATCCAGACGACGTCGGGTTCGCCGCGCGGCACCGGGATTTCGAGCACCCGCACCTCGCTGAACCGCGCGCGCAGCCGGCGCGTGAAGGCATCGCTCGCCTCCGCGCTCCACACCGCGAGCACGCCACCCGGCCGCAACCGCGCGGCGACCATGTCGAGACCCGCCGCCGAGTAGAGCGCGGCGTTGCCTTCCGTGACAGTCCACTGTGGACCGTTGTCGATATCGAGGCACATCGCGTCAAAACGCTCATCGGTACTGTCCAACCAAGACACCAGATCGGCTTCGACCACGGTCACCCTGCCGTCGGACAACGCGTCGCCGTGCACCTCGCGCAGCGGCCCCGTCCGGTTCCACTCCACCACCGCGGGCTCGCGCTCGACCACGAAGATGTCGCCGACGCCGTCGTGATCCAGCGCCGCCCGGAGCGAAAACCCGACGCCGAGCCCGCCGATGAGCATGCGCGCGCGGCCGGGAACCGAATCCGCGGCCACCGAAACCAGCAGCCGCTCGGATTCGCCGTTGCGGGTGTCCATCAGGAACACGCCGTTCGCGATCACTTCGAAATCGGCAGTCTCGGGATCAACACGGACCTTGCGCAGCACGAGTTCGCCGCACACGCCTCGGACCCTCTCCAACACCTCGCTCACGGGTGCCACGATAGTCACGTCGTCGCGAACAGCCCGAGCGTGCGGTCTGCGCGGATGCCGTCGAGCTCGTCGCGCCAGATGGCGTAGAACCCGGCCTCCTCCTTCGTGCGCAGTTCCACCCCGTCCGCGGCGGCGATCTCCGGTGACTCCCTGACCGCGCTTTCCAGCACGTCCTTCGCGCCGGACCCGTCGCCGAACTGCTCCTTGCCCCGGCGCAGGATCTCCTCGGGGACCCAGCCTTCGAAGGCGTCGCGGAGGAGCTTCTTCTCCTCGATCCCCGGCCCGGTCATCTTGTGCTCCGGCGGGATCGACAGCGCCAGCTCGATCACGTCGCGGTCGAGGAACGGCACGCGCGCCTCCATGCCGTACGCCATCGTGGTGCGGTCGCAGCGCTGGAGGTTGAGGTGGTGCAGCTCGCCGACCGTGCGCACCAGCTCGGCCTGCAGCGCATCCGGATCGGTGAACGGCGCTTCGTGGTAGTAGGAGTATCCGGCGAACAGTTCGTCGGCGCCTTCACCGGTCAGCACGGCGTGCACGCGCTTCGACGCGTACTGCGCGAGCAGCATGTTCGGCACGGCGCTGCGCACCAGCGACGGGTCGTAGTGCTCGATCGCGCGCACGGCCTTCGGCAGCGCGGCGATCGCGTCCTCCCGTGTCATCACGATTTCGTGGTGCTCGGTCCCGAGGAATTCGGCGACCACCCTGGCCGCGGCCAGGTCCGAGCTGCCCGGCGCGCCGACCGCGAAGGTCGGCAACGGCTGGTCGTGCCGCTTCGCGTATTCGGCGGCGACGGCGGCCACGATCGCGGAATCGAGCCCGCCGGAGAGGAACACGCCGATCCCGACGTCGCTCATCATGCGGTTCTCCACCGCGCTCACGATCGTCTCGCGCACCGATTTGAGCAGGCTTTCGTCCCACACGCCCGCTTCCTCGGCACGCCGTGCGGGGCGCACACGCGCGGGAATGGCGTCGGCGAACCGCACCAGCCCCGAAGCCGGGCTCCAGCAGCAGCCCGGCGGGAAGCTCTCCACCAGCGGCCGGTCCGCTTCGTCGAACGCGCGCAGTTCGCTGGCGAAGAGCGTCACGTCGTCGCGGCGCGCCCAGTAAAGCGGTTTCACGCCGAGCGAATCCCGCGCGACGAGGAATTCGCCCTCGGCCGTCATGAACGCGAGCGCGAACATGCCGCGCAGCCGCGCCAGCCCAACGGGCCCGTCGACGATCAGCGCGTGCAACGCGGCTTCGCTGTCGGATCCGGTCTCGAACAGCTCGTGCCCCAGGTCCTCCCTGATGTGGCGGTGGTTGTAGATCTCCCCGTTGGCCACCAGGTAGGTGGTCCCGTCCACATCGCTCAGCGGCTGCGCGCCACCACCGACGTCCATAATGGACAGACGCTGGTGGCCGAGCCACACGTTCCCCCGCTGGATCTCTCCGGTGTCGTCGGGGCCCCGGTGCTTGATCCGGCCCAACATTTCACGGCACATCTGGACATCGACTTCGCCGACCGCGGCAACGATTCCACACACAGTGCGTGGCACCTCCTGAGGTTGCCGACCGATTCTAGTTGGCACAGCGCGGAATTGCCGTCTATGTGACGTGTCCCGCTGTCTTTCACGCCAGTCCGGCAAGCTTGTACAGGACGAGACTGCCCGCCACGGCGACGTTGAGGCTCGATCCCGAACCGACCATCGGGATCTCCACCGCGACGTCGAGCAGATCGAGCGCCTCGGGCGGGATACCGCTCTGCTCGTGCCCGAGCACCGCGATCGTCCTGCCGCGCGCGGCGCCGAGATCGGCCAGCCGGACGGCTTCGTCCGCCAGCTCGACGCCCACGACCGCGGTGCCGTCCGCGCGCTCGCGGGCGAGCCAGCCGAGCGGATCGTTCACCCAGTGGACGCAGGCGGGGCGACGCAGCGTGTTGCCCCGGCGCAGCGCCTCCGGCACCCAGGGGAACCGGGGCACCGCGAGGCAGGCGCCGACCGCGTCGCAGGTGCGCAGGAGCGTGCCGAGGTTCGCGCCGTGCAGCGGCCAGAGCGGGGCCGCGAACAGGTGCCCCCAGCAGGGGTGGGATCGGCGCCGGCGCGCCGACTTCAGCTCGTTCCGGGTGCGCGCCCGGATCGCGGGGCTCACCGGCGTCGAGGCGCTGGGCCTCCCGGGGAAAGGATCATGATCGGCGCACTTCGCGGCGTGCGCTGGCCATCGACGGGAACGGCCAGTGTAGCGGGTGAGTGCGCCGTCACGTGGGCATCCTCACGCGATATCGGGATGACAAACCGGGGGCGTATCGGTTGAACTGGATGCTGGACAGCTGCGCGAGGGCGCTGGGGCCTTGCCGACTGTCTAGTTTTTTGCCGACCCGCTTTATCGATTCAGAATACTTCCCGAGAGGAGTACCGTGCCCATCGCGCTGCTCGCGCTGGCCATCGGCGCCTTCGGTATCGGCACCACCGAGTTCGTCATGATGGGCGTGCTGCCGCAAGCCGCCACCGACTTCGGCGTCGACATCCCGACCGCCGGCCACCTGATCTCCGGCTACGCGCTCGGCGTCGTCGTCGGCGCTCCGCTGCTCACCGCGGCCGCTGTCCGGCTGCCGCGCAAGACCATGCTGCTGGCGATGATGGCCCTGTTCACCGTCGGCAACGCCCTGTTCGCGCTCGCGCCGAACCAGGGGTTCGGCGTGCTGTTCCGGTTCGTCGCCGGGCTCCCGCACGGCGCGTTCTTCGGCGCTGGTGCTGTCGTCGCGTCCGGGCTCGTCGACAAGGGCAACCGCGCGAAGGCCGTGTCGATGATGTTCCTCGGGCTGACGCTGGCCAACGTGGTCGGCGTGCCGCTCGGGACCCTGCTGGGCCAGCAGGTCGGCTGGCGCGCGACGTTCGCCGTGGTCGCCGCCATCGGGCTGGTGGCGATCGCCGCCATCGCGAAGCTCGTGCCGCACCAGGGCAAGCCCGCCGATCCGTCGCTGCGCGGCGAGCTGGGCGCGTTCAAGCGCCCGCAGGTGTGGCTCGCGCTCGCGATCGTCACCTTCGGGCTCGGCGGCGTGTTCGCCTGCCTGTCCTACATCGCGCCGATGCTCACCGACGTCGCCGGGTACTCGCCGTCACAGGTCACGCTGCTGCTGTCGCTCGCGGGCGTCGGTATGACGATCGGGAACCTCCTCGGCGGCAGGCTCGCGGACAAGGCGCTGATGCCCAGCCTGTACGTCGCGCTGCTCAGCCTCGCCGCGGTGCTCGGCGTCTTCACGGTCACCGCGCAGGGGAAGGTCAGCGCCGCCATCACGATCTTCTTCGTGGGCGTCGCCGGGTTCATGATCGGCCCGATGCTGCAGGCCAGGATCATGGAGAAGGCCGGCGGCACGCCGTCGCTGGTGTCCGCGGCCGTGCAGTCGGCGTTCAACATCGCCAACTCGATCGGCGCCTACCTCGGCGGGCTCGTCATCGCGGGCGGGCTCGGGCTGGTCGCGCCGAACTGGATCGGCGCGCTGCTCGCCGTGTTCGGGCTCAGCCTGGCCGCGGTGTCCGGCGGCCTCGACCGCAAGGCCGCGAAGCGCCCGGTACTGGCCGAAGCCTGACCTCGCGGGACCGGCCGCCACCCCCGCGGCGGCCGGTCCCCTTCGACGACGTTTAGCCCGCTAACTGCACTCCAGGCCCCTCCCGGCCCGCAGGGTCCCCGGCGACGTTTAGCCCGCTAAACGCACTTCGGAGGCCTCCCGTCGCTCGGGGGCCTCTGAGTGCGTTTAGCCCGCTAAATGCAGCTGGGGGCCTAGGTGAGCGGGCCGCCGGAGATGGTGAAGGCGATGAAGAGGATCAGCACGCCCAGCCCCGCGTAGCTCAGCGCGTCGACGGGTTTGCCCCTGATCGCGAGCAGCCCGGCCTGCGAGTCCGCGAGCACCACCCGCAGCACGGCGGCCACCAGCAGCGCGCCGCCGATGATGAGCACGCCCTGCCGCCAGTGATAGAGCCAGATCCGCCAGCCCGCGATCGCGACCAGCGCCAGCACGATGCCGAACGGCAGGTGCGTCAGGTACGGCTTCCGCCCGCGCGGCGTGACGGGCATGCTCACGAGGCGGACCGCTCCGCGGCTTCGACGACGTTGCTGACCAGCATCGCCCTGGTCATCGGCCCGACCCCGCCCGGGTTCGGCGCCACGAACCCGGCGACCTCGCGCACGCCGGGGTCCACGTCGCCGGTCAGCTTGCCGTCGACCCGGGAGACGCCGACGTCGAGCACGGCGGCGCCGGGTTTGACCATGTCCGAGGTGATGAGCCCCGGCGAACCCGCGGCGGCCACCACGATGTCCGCGCGCCGCACCTCGGCGGCGAGATCGCGGGTGCCGGTGTGGCACAGCGTCACGGTGGCGTTCTCGCTGCGCCGCGTGAGCAGCAGCCCGAGCGTCCTGCCGACAGTGATCCCCCTGCCGACGACGGCGACCTGCGCCCCGGCCAGCGGTACCTCGTAGCGGCGCAGCAGCTCGACGATGCCGAGCGGCGTGCACGGCAGCGGCGCCCGCTCACCGAGCACGAGCCTGCCGAGGCTCACCGGAGCGAGCCCGTCGGCGTCCTTCTCCGGGGCGATGCGTTCGAGCACGCGGCCGGCGTCGAGGTGCTTCGGCAGCGGCAGCTGGACGATGTAGCCGTGGCAGGCGGGGTCGGCGTTGAGCTCGGCGACCACCGCTTCAAGCTTTTCTTGGGTGATGTCCGCGGGCAGATCGCGCCGGATCGAGTTCACCCCGACCTTGGCGCTGTCGGCGTGCTTCATCTTCACGTAGGAGTGCGAGCCGGGGTCGTCGCCGACCAGCACGGTCGCGAGCCCGGGGGTGATCCCCCGCTCGGCGAGCGCGGCCACCCGCGGCCCCAGCTCCGCGAAGATGGCGTCCTTCGTTGCCTTGCCGTCGAGAATCGTCGCCGTCACGGCCCCCATTCTGGCAAAGCTCCGTGCTCACGCCTTCCGTGGGCGGGTGCTGATCGCGGCGATCCCGACGGCGGCGAGCGCGAGGCAGGTGCCGCCGAGGGTGGCGGTGGCGAGCTTCGCCGGATGCGCGGGCGCGATCAGGTCGATCAGCACCG is part of the Amycolatopsis sp. CA-230715 genome and encodes:
- a CDS encoding DHA2 family efflux MFS transporter permease subunit, which produces MSTKSSLEPIPRSAWYASAVIALGGFVANMDGPIVSIGLETMRHDLGATLDGVQWVVTGYLLGLSAALPVTPWLVRRFGAGRLWLLSLVAFLVLSAACALSPTLPALIAARVLQAVAGGVMVASGQTVIGIVVGPARMGRLMGTLGIVVGAAPLVGPSLGGLLLAHFAWPSLFWVNLPIGLVTVLLGLRLVPPGERGATARLDHRGLALATISVPLLVYALTELGGVHTGSAPLHWALLALSLVLGAVFVRRSRRVPNPVLALRLFRVRAISLALGSVLLSSAAMYGAIVLLPLWLQIRLGHGAASTGLLLVPLGLGTSLVMIVAGRLTDRYGGARIALAGTGLVLLSTLPFLWFGGAPSLFLVQALLFARGVGLGLSMMPASVVAYTRVSPDDLGDATVLMNIGMRIGGAVGGALVVIPLSRALEFGWAFVVLAGLSVAAVAVTAWLLRVPAREKTTGRTGK
- a CDS encoding MerR family DNA-binding transcriptional regulator; the protein is MSAPAVMPSIGVQELADRSGVAPSAIRFYDRNGLIHAERTSGNQRRFHETTACVIKVIRVAQRVGLSVAEIRELTDRLPPPERIGLDDWFRFRSALEEEVHRRIAELNSALDDLTGDTKLCEVPPA
- a CDS encoding spermidine synthase — encoded protein: MSEVLERVRGVCGELVLRKVRVDPETADFEVIANGVFLMDTRNGESERLLVSVAADSVPGRARMLIGGLGVGFSLRAALDHDGVGDIFVVEREPAVVEWNRTGPLREVHGDALSDGRVTVVEADLVSWLDSTDERFDAMCLDIDNGPQWTVTEGNAALYSAAGLDMVAARLRPGGVLAVWSAEASDAFTRRLRARFSEVRVLEIPVPRGEPDVVWIARP
- the asnB gene encoding asparagine synthase (glutamine-hydrolyzing) — its product is MPTRIGRQPQEVPRTVCGIVAAVGEVDVQMCREMLGRIKHRGPDDTGEIQRGNVWLGHQRLSIMDVGGGAQPLSDVDGTTYLVANGEIYNHRHIREDLGHELFETGSDSEAALHALIVDGPVGLARLRGMFALAFMTAEGEFLVARDSLGVKPLYWARRDDVTLFASELRAFDEADRPLVESFPPGCCWSPASGLVRFADAIPARVRPARRAEEAGVWDESLLKSVRETIVSAVENRMMSDVGIGVFLSGGLDSAIVAAVAAEYAKRHDQPLPTFAVGAPGSSDLAAARVVAEFLGTEHHEIVMTREDAIAALPKAVRAIEHYDPSLVRSAVPNMLLAQYASKRVHAVLTGEGADELFAGYSYYHEAPFTDPDALQAELVRTVGELHHLNLQRCDRTTMAYGMEARVPFLDRDVIELALSIPPEHKMTGPGIEEKKLLRDAFEGWVPEEILRRGKEQFGDGSGAKDVLESAVRESPEIAAADGVELRTKEEAGFYAIWRDELDGIRADRTLGLFATT
- a CDS encoding TrmH family RNA methyltransferase gives rise to the protein MSPAIRARTRNELKSARRRRSHPCWGHLFAAPLWPLHGANLGTLLRTCDAVGACLAVPRFPWVPEALRRGNTLRRPACVHWVNDPLGWLARERADGTAVVGVELADEAVRLADLGAARGRTIAVLGHEQSGIPPEALDLLDVAVEIPMVGSGSSLNVAVAGSLVLYKLAGLA
- a CDS encoding MFS transporter, whose translation is MPIALLALAIGAFGIGTTEFVMMGVLPQAATDFGVDIPTAGHLISGYALGVVVGAPLLTAAAVRLPRKTMLLAMMALFTVGNALFALAPNQGFGVLFRFVAGLPHGAFFGAGAVVASGLVDKGNRAKAVSMMFLGLTLANVVGVPLGTLLGQQVGWRATFAVVAAIGLVAIAAIAKLVPHQGKPADPSLRGELGAFKRPQVWLALAIVTFGLGGVFACLSYIAPMLTDVAGYSPSQVTLLLSLAGVGMTIGNLLGGRLADKALMPSLYVALLSLAAVLGVFTVTAQGKVSAAITIFFVGVAGFMIGPMLQARIMEKAGGTPSLVSAAVQSAFNIANSIGAYLGGLVIAGGLGLVAPNWIGALLAVFGLSLAAVSGGLDRKAAKRPVLAEA